A window of Halomonas sp. H10-9-1 contains these coding sequences:
- a CDS encoding TIGR03758 family integrating conjugative element protein, which translates to MTPSADQVAAFQANGGFAPSAVSAVVLGFVFAVLLLWGVWAMRTAYVGWAEHRITERQFLAVVVRFVAMYLVLTFFLLS; encoded by the coding sequence ATGACGCCCTCTGCCGATCAGGTCGCCGCCTTCCAGGCCAACGGCGGCTTTGCGCCTTCGGCCGTCTCTGCCGTGGTGCTGGGCTTCGTGTTCGCCGTGTTGCTGCTGTGGGGCGTGTGGGCCATGCGCACCGCCTACGTCGGCTGGGCCGAGCACCGCATCACTGAACGTCAGTTCCTCGCCGTCGTCGTGCGCTTCGTGGCGATGTACCTCGTACTGACCTTCTTCCTCCTCTCCTGA
- a CDS encoding RAQPRD family integrative conjugative element protein, which translates to MGQTNRRTSARPALAVVLAVSFSALQPAAAADSLASEREQLAALTRQLDLIDRLAEHAANTAPQERTRYHFDYARLRADLNRVRAGLQDYLVPQRAQPRDPVPLAGDYVRRDRADDEEPSP; encoded by the coding sequence ATGGGACAGACCAACCGCCGCACATCCGCGCGGCCTGCGCTTGCCGTGGTGTTGGCTGTGTCGTTCTCGGCGCTGCAGCCTGCCGCTGCTGCCGACAGCCTCGCCTCGGAGCGTGAGCAGCTCGCCGCGCTCACCCGCCAACTCGACCTGATCGACCGCCTCGCCGAGCACGCCGCCAATACCGCTCCGCAGGAACGCACCCGCTACCACTTCGACTACGCCCGACTGCGTGCCGACCTGAACCGCGTTCGCGCCGGCCTGCAGGACTACCTCGTGCCCCAACGCGCCCAGCCGCGCGATCCCGTCCCGCTGGCCGGCGACTACGTCCGCCGCGACCGCGCCGACGACGAGGAGCCGTCGCCATGA
- a CDS encoding helix-turn-helix domain-containing protein has translation MSEVESEILTLEEVAAYLKAGKRTVYRLAQKGEIPAFKLGGTWRFRRSELDRWIAESINKKKPEAE, from the coding sequence ATGAGTGAAGTCGAGAGCGAGATCCTCACGCTGGAGGAAGTCGCGGCCTACCTCAAAGCCGGCAAACGGACGGTCTATCGCCTTGCCCAGAAAGGAGAGATTCCAGCGTTCAAGCTTGGGGGAACCTGGCGCTTTCGCCGCTCGGAGCTGGATCGGTGGATCGCCGAAAGCATCAACAAGAAGAAGCCGGAGGCCGAGTGA
- a CDS encoding SNF2-related protein: MTTQQLLTPHQSQYFAWLLTRRAAGDSVESLASTLVDSQVDLNPHQVEAALFACRNPLSRGVILADEVGLGKTIEAGLVISQRWAERRRKVLIIVPANLRKQWHQELQDKFGLQGLILEAKSYNAIRKQEQRNPFLFASGPIICSYQFAKAKADDVKGIDWDLVVLDEAHRLRNVYKTSNVIAKTLKEALSRVHSKALLTATPLQNSLLELYGLVSFIDDRVFGDLDSFRSQFTGREQSFSSLRDRLAPICKRTLRKQVQPYVSYTARKAIVEEFTPSSEEQELSRLVADYLRRPNLKALPEGQRQLISLVLWKLLASSTHAIAGALETMAKRLQGVLNETPVVADLAEELDEDYESLDETAEEWEDQEQGTKAASRAERDAIAQEIEELRHFRTLATNIRDNAKGKALLTALDRAFAELDRLGASRKAIIFTESKRTQEYLLNLLADTPYGDGIVLFNGTNSDQRAQAIYKDWLKRHEGTDRITGSKTADTRAALVEHFKERGKVMIATEAGAEGINLQFCSLVINYDLPWNPQRIEQRIGRCHRYGQKHDVVVVNFVDRSNEADARVYELLSQKFQLFEGVFGASDEVLGAIGSGVDFERRIAEIYQNCREPEEIKSSFEQLQLDLSGEINEAMVKTRQVLLENFDEEVQEKLRMRADDSRNARNRFERMLMDLTRAELVHCAAFDDDGFDLRRMPTGIEHSGLAGIELGRYELPRRSGDAHLYRINHPLARWGIEQAKARALDGARLVFDYHAHGAKISTLEAWRGKAGWLTVKLISVETLGNQEQHLLVAAGTTDGVVLAEEDPEKLLRLPATTQAASLFNAPDATLLADVEARKTALLRDVNERNLGYFEQEVQKLDAWADDLKLGLEQEIKEIDREIKEVRRTAATSPTLEEKLSWQKKQRELEGKRSKLRRELFARQDEVEAQRNDLISQLEVQLQQQVEERTLFTVEWELV, translated from the coding sequence TTGACGACACAGCAGCTTCTGACGCCGCACCAGAGCCAGTACTTTGCTTGGCTGCTGACCAGGCGTGCAGCAGGCGACTCGGTGGAGTCGCTGGCTTCGACCTTGGTCGATTCGCAGGTCGATCTGAATCCCCATCAGGTCGAGGCCGCGCTCTTCGCTTGCCGCAACCCCCTCTCACGCGGCGTGATCCTCGCCGACGAGGTTGGTCTGGGCAAGACCATCGAAGCCGGCTTGGTCATCTCCCAACGCTGGGCGGAACGGCGGCGGAAGGTGCTCATCATCGTTCCGGCGAACCTGCGCAAGCAATGGCATCAGGAGCTGCAGGACAAGTTCGGCCTGCAAGGGCTGATCCTCGAAGCCAAAAGCTACAACGCGATCCGCAAGCAGGAGCAGCGGAACCCGTTCCTGTTCGCCTCCGGTCCGATCATCTGTTCCTACCAGTTCGCGAAGGCCAAGGCTGACGATGTCAAGGGCATCGACTGGGACTTGGTCGTCCTCGACGAAGCGCATCGCCTGCGCAACGTCTACAAAACCAGCAACGTCATCGCCAAGACCCTCAAGGAGGCGCTGTCGCGCGTTCACTCCAAGGCGCTCCTGACCGCGACGCCGTTGCAGAACTCGCTGCTCGAACTCTATGGGCTGGTCAGCTTCATCGATGACCGGGTGTTCGGAGACCTTGATAGCTTCCGCTCGCAATTCACTGGCAGAGAGCAATCCTTCAGCAGCCTGCGTGACCGGCTGGCCCCCATCTGCAAGCGCACCCTGCGCAAACAGGTTCAGCCCTACGTGTCGTACACAGCGCGCAAGGCCATCGTCGAGGAGTTCACGCCGTCGAGCGAAGAGCAGGAACTTTCCAGGCTCGTCGCCGATTACCTGCGCCGCCCCAACCTCAAGGCCCTGCCCGAGGGGCAGCGCCAACTGATTTCGCTCGTGCTGTGGAAGCTGCTCGCCTCCAGCACGCACGCGATTGCGGGTGCGTTGGAGACGATGGCCAAGCGTCTCCAGGGTGTGCTGAATGAAACTCCCGTGGTTGCCGATCTCGCCGAAGAACTGGACGAGGACTACGAGTCGCTCGACGAGACCGCCGAAGAGTGGGAAGACCAGGAGCAGGGAACAAAGGCAGCGAGCCGCGCCGAGCGTGATGCCATCGCGCAGGAGATCGAGGAGCTGCGCCACTTCAGAACGCTGGCAACCAACATCCGCGACAACGCCAAGGGCAAGGCGCTGCTCACCGCGCTGGATCGCGCCTTCGCCGAACTGGATCGGTTGGGTGCGTCCAGGAAGGCCATCATATTCACCGAATCCAAGCGCACGCAGGAATACCTCCTCAACTTGCTGGCTGACACGCCATACGGCGACGGCATCGTGCTCTTCAACGGCACCAATAGCGACCAGCGTGCGCAGGCGATCTACAAGGACTGGCTGAAGCGCCACGAAGGCACCGACCGCATCACCGGCTCCAAGACTGCCGACACCCGTGCGGCACTGGTCGAGCACTTCAAGGAGCGTGGCAAGGTCATGATTGCCACCGAGGCCGGAGCCGAAGGCATCAACCTCCAGTTCTGCTCGCTCGTCATCAACTACGACCTGCCGTGGAACCCGCAGCGCATCGAACAGCGCATCGGGCGCTGCCACCGCTACGGTCAGAAGCACGACGTTGTGGTGGTCAACTTCGTCGACCGCAGCAATGAGGCCGATGCACGGGTGTATGAGCTGCTGTCGCAGAAGTTCCAGCTCTTCGAGGGCGTGTTTGGGGCTAGCGACGAAGTGCTGGGTGCGATCGGCTCCGGTGTCGATTTCGAGCGACGTATCGCCGAGATCTATCAGAACTGTCGAGAGCCCGAGGAAATCAAGTCCAGCTTCGAGCAACTCCAGCTCGACCTCTCCGGCGAGATCAACGAGGCGATGGTCAAGACGCGCCAGGTATTGCTTGAGAACTTCGATGAAGAGGTGCAGGAGAAGCTGCGCATGCGGGCCGACGACAGCCGCAACGCGCGCAACCGCTTCGAGCGCATGCTGATGGACTTGACCCGCGCCGAACTGGTCCATTGCGCCGCGTTCGATGACGACGGCTTCGATCTTCGCCGCATGCCGACTGGAATCGAGCACAGCGGCCTCGCGGGCATCGAGCTGGGGCGCTACGAATTGCCCCGCCGCTCCGGCGACGCGCATCTATACCGCATCAATCATCCGCTGGCGCGATGGGGCATCGAGCAGGCCAAGGCTCGGGCACTCGACGGGGCTCGTCTTGTGTTCGACTACCACGCCCACGGTGCAAAGATCAGCACGCTTGAAGCCTGGCGCGGCAAAGCCGGATGGCTCACCGTGAAGCTGATCTCGGTCGAGACACTCGGCAACCAGGAGCAACATCTGCTGGTTGCCGCGGGCACGACCGACGGCGTAGTGCTCGCGGAAGAAGACCCGGAAAAACTGCTGCGCCTGCCCGCGACCACGCAGGCGGCCAGTCTATTCAACGCCCCTGACGCCACCCTGCTGGCCGACGTGGAAGCCCGCAAGACCGCGCTCCTGCGCGACGTCAACGAGCGCAACCTCGGCTACTTCGAGCAGGAAGTCCAGAAGCTGGATGCCTGGGCGGACGACCTGAAGCTGGGTCTGGAGCAAGAGATCAAGGAGATCGACCGCGAGATCAAGGAGGTGCGCCGAACCGCCGCAACCTCGCCGACGCTGGAAGAAAAACTGTCATGGCAGAAGAAGCAGCGCGAACTGGAAGGCAAGCGCAGCAAGCTGCGCCGCGAGCTGTTTGCCCGACAGGACGAAGTCGAAGCGCAGCGCAATGACTTGATCAGCCAGCTTGAAGTGCAACTCCAACAGCAGGTCGAGGAGCGCACGCTGTTCACTGTCGAGTGGGAGCTGGTGTAA
- a CDS encoding ATP-binding protein, producing MASGKLLRQLIKSGTQGDASGFRAASEAVIKEEREKNHHLLANDLERLLYGDQATVGKSARKLQSLPSVPTNKDNGLALLEERAVIREEKDIILSDASQSALDEILMEHNRTDVLRSYGLQPAQKLLFCGPPGCGKTLAAEVIAHSLSMPLILVRLDSVISSFLGETAANLRKVFDYVATHPVVALFDEFDALTKDRGDSADHGELKRSVNAVLQMMDGYRGESILIATTNYETLLDKAVWRRFDEVVRFEMPNLEQIKRLLALKLSGVRRNFEPDDGQVASVFKGMSHADIERVLRRSVKEMILSGREFLEKSHLDTALAREYRHKS from the coding sequence ATGGCTAGCGGAAAATTACTGCGGCAACTCATCAAATCGGGAACGCAAGGCGATGCTTCGGGCTTTCGCGCGGCGTCCGAGGCAGTGATCAAAGAGGAGCGCGAGAAGAACCATCATCTGCTCGCAAATGACCTTGAGCGTTTACTTTACGGCGATCAGGCAACGGTCGGGAAGAGTGCGCGGAAGCTGCAAAGTTTGCCCAGCGTGCCGACAAATAAAGACAACGGCCTTGCGCTACTAGAAGAGCGTGCCGTGATTCGAGAGGAGAAAGACATCATTCTCTCGGATGCTTCGCAGTCGGCACTCGATGAAATCCTGATGGAGCACAACCGGACGGACGTGCTTCGATCCTATGGCCTGCAACCCGCGCAGAAGCTGTTGTTTTGCGGGCCTCCCGGCTGCGGCAAGACGCTGGCCGCCGAAGTCATCGCGCATTCCCTGTCCATGCCGCTCATCCTCGTTCGGCTGGACTCGGTCATCTCGTCGTTTCTGGGAGAGACGGCCGCCAATTTGCGCAAAGTGTTCGATTACGTCGCAACGCATCCCGTGGTCGCATTGTTCGATGAATTCGACGCCCTGACCAAGGATCGTGGCGACAGCGCCGATCATGGTGAGCTCAAACGCTCCGTAAATGCCGTCTTACAGATGATGGACGGTTATCGAGGCGAGAGCATCCTGATCGCCACCACCAACTACGAAACCTTATTGGACAAGGCGGTTTGGCGACGCTTCGATGAGGTTGTGCGCTTCGAGATGCCGAATCTGGAGCAGATCAAACGCTTGTTGGCTCTGAAACTCTCCGGTGTCCGCCGCAATTTCGAGCCCGACGATGGCCAGGTGGCATCCGTGTTCAAGGGCATGTCGCACGCCGACATCGAGCGGGTTCTTCGGCGCTCCGTCAAGGAAATGATCCTGTCCGGCCGGGAGTTCCTGGAGAAAAGCCACCTCGATACCGCGCTTGCCCGTGAGTATCGTCATAAGAGTTAA
- a CDS encoding S8 family peptidase, with the protein MAYEHLRLEREAPSTERHPRRHPGIRPPADPRAHGAALAGRLDQARQRAMAEDVGGFDDRKLLKIRLRAGDKSVPAFDAIPGVEIVSQEDESIVLAFATDDGLSEFESRLATLARDGVVTRKELFYVIEDFDHWTPQDRTGAALLEQGFPAAPTFMLDVELWPQERQDKRQQMVRAFLDWLHAQGIERLDDIQQPSLVMVRVRCNGAQAEQILHHRDVRTADLPPRLGVAVQLLHTDINQFSPIDPPSDDAPSIAVLDSGLTRGHSLLGAAVGDAQGYLAPHRSADDTDPHWHGTFVGGLALYGDVHSVIQQGQFVPQLRLFSGKVFEDDGQDQTEFVEKAVEEAVRELHAQYGCRVFNLSYGDLNKVYDGRHVRGLAYTLDRLTRELGVLFVVPAGNLLSSQLPADTRASYPDYLFEGHARLLDPATSLNALTVGGLSLNEATRNAQRHPNTIEDHVLARAEQPFPLTRSGPSASGAIKPDVVAHAGNIALRRTGGGTDHAGLGVVSLNGGFALGPAFKEDIGTSYAAPQVAHQAARLLAEVPDASPSLLRALIGAHARWPQACEALLNPGNNAEGRDKLLRLVGYGRVDDAALFRSLDHTVTLLAEERVGNDQHHFFELPLPDSFWDGGRRTREVTVALAYSPAVRTTRLDYRRAKLWFHLVTAGSLDEVTQAYRRNREEGMGERANGRWLPNDTRKNGTLQVSRWRFKQALANGHKVFVVVTRQDSLWSDGRDGDEPYAVAVVLADREQANAQLYAQVQAALQARAQARARARIGGRA; encoded by the coding sequence ATGGCCTATGAACACTTGCGCTTGGAGCGAGAAGCGCCCTCAACGGAGCGCCATCCGAGGCGTCATCCGGGAATTCGCCCTCCTGCCGATCCGAGAGCGCATGGTGCCGCGTTAGCCGGGCGGCTCGACCAAGCGCGGCAACGTGCGATGGCAGAGGACGTCGGCGGGTTCGACGACCGTAAGCTGCTCAAGATTCGGCTGCGCGCGGGCGACAAGAGCGTGCCCGCCTTCGATGCCATTCCTGGCGTGGAGATTGTCAGCCAGGAAGATGAATCCATCGTGCTGGCATTCGCCACTGATGACGGCTTGAGCGAGTTCGAGAGCCGCCTGGCCACCCTTGCACGTGATGGCGTTGTTACACGCAAGGAACTGTTCTACGTCATCGAAGACTTCGACCACTGGACACCCCAGGACCGTACCGGCGCGGCCTTGCTTGAGCAAGGATTTCCAGCCGCGCCAACCTTCATGCTCGATGTCGAACTATGGCCCCAGGAGCGACAGGACAAGCGCCAGCAAATGGTGCGTGCCTTTCTCGACTGGTTGCATGCACAAGGCATTGAGCGGCTGGACGACATCCAGCAACCCTCGCTCGTCATGGTCCGTGTGCGCTGCAACGGTGCGCAGGCCGAGCAGATCTTGCACCATCGCGATGTGCGCACTGCCGACCTGCCGCCCCGCTTGGGTGTGGCCGTACAACTGCTTCATACCGACATCAACCAATTTTCTCCGATCGATCCCCCTTCTGACGATGCTCCGTCCATTGCCGTGCTGGATTCAGGCTTGACGCGCGGACATTCGTTGCTCGGCGCAGCGGTCGGCGACGCGCAGGGCTACCTCGCACCGCATCGCAGTGCGGATGACACCGATCCCCACTGGCACGGCACCTTCGTCGGCGGGCTTGCGTTGTACGGCGATGTCCATAGCGTTATTCAGCAAGGGCAGTTCGTCCCGCAGCTTCGCCTGTTCTCCGGCAAAGTGTTCGAAGACGACGGACAAGACCAAACCGAGTTCGTCGAAAAGGCGGTCGAGGAAGCCGTGCGCGAACTGCATGCGCAATACGGCTGCCGGGTCTTCAACCTAAGCTATGGCGACCTGAACAAGGTCTACGATGGCCGTCATGTGCGCGGGCTCGCCTACACGCTGGATCGGCTGACGCGTGAGCTGGGGGTCCTGTTCGTAGTACCAGCGGGCAATTTGTTGTCATCCCAGTTGCCAGCCGATACACGCGCGAGTTACCCGGACTACCTGTTCGAAGGCCACGCCCGCCTGCTGGACCCCGCCACATCGCTCAACGCGCTGACCGTTGGCGGCTTGAGCCTGAATGAGGCCACACGCAATGCACAGCGCCATCCCAACACGATTGAAGACCACGTGTTGGCACGGGCGGAGCAGCCGTTTCCATTGACTCGCAGCGGCCCTTCTGCCAGCGGCGCCATCAAGCCCGACGTGGTCGCGCATGCCGGCAACATCGCCTTGCGGCGCACTGGAGGTGGCACAGACCATGCCGGTCTGGGAGTGGTGTCGCTCAACGGCGGCTTTGCCTTGGGGCCGGCGTTCAAGGAAGACATCGGCACCAGCTACGCCGCCCCCCAAGTCGCCCACCAAGCCGCGCGGCTACTGGCCGAAGTGCCAGACGCTTCGCCCAGCCTGCTGCGCGCACTGATCGGCGCCCATGCCCGCTGGCCGCAAGCCTGCGAAGCGCTGTTGAACCCCGGCAACAATGCTGAAGGCCGCGACAAACTCCTGCGCCTCGTCGGGTATGGGCGCGTGGACGATGCGGCGCTGTTCCGCTCGCTTGATCACACCGTCACCCTGCTTGCCGAAGAGCGCGTCGGAAACGACCAGCACCACTTCTTCGAATTACCTCTACCAGACAGCTTCTGGGACGGTGGCCGCCGCACGCGTGAGGTGACCGTCGCGCTCGCCTACAGCCCTGCCGTGCGCACCACGCGGCTGGACTACCGAAGAGCCAAACTGTGGTTCCACCTGGTGACGGCTGGCAGCCTGGATGAGGTCACCCAAGCCTACCGGCGCAATCGGGAAGAAGGCATGGGCGAACGCGCCAACGGCCGCTGGCTACCCAACGACACCCGCAAGAACGGCACGTTGCAGGTCTCTCGATGGCGCTTCAAACAGGCGCTGGCCAACGGTCACAAGGTGTTCGTCGTGGTGACCCGGCAAGACAGCCTTTGGTCCGATGGGCGCGATGGGGACGAGCCCTATGCCGTCGCCGTGGTGCTGGCGGATCGGGAGCAGGCCAACGCTCAGCTCTACGCCCAGGTGCAAGCAGCGCTGCAAGCGCGTGCCCAGGCACGTGCGCGCGCTCGGATTGGCGGGAGGGCCTGA
- a CDS encoding AIPR family protein, with protein MPALEPQYLAILKQVLAARFVPFLPPLLGNVNPADHAAKQLSRAFSAFVLHKLLDITPQVAAASVVDDFNDKGIDAIHYHAPSETLYLLQTKLKESEQFKQEDALPFCEGIRLLLKQDFAAFNGNVQNRKTDIEGALDVCSHIKLVVPYTGDGVSQAARDALQALLDDEDLDEERLAKQVEYYTATEIVCDLLAEQAYQPVHTDIALHKHAKVESPRATYYGVARLADLVTLHQMHGKALYERNIRYFLGSSKSDVNKAIKTTLHDAPLDFFYLNNGVTAVCDQIEPKANKNGVKKFKVRGLSIINGAQTVASAAEFVRQHPGKSIDDAKVMLTLIKASADGQFGKSVTKARNHQNPVQTANFASLDENQERLRQEIAHLGFGYHYRPEAVANGTNAITLDEALRALASQQNDPRYAVWLKSEPVRLATPDSAEYQALFTVALPGVTLVNAVLCHRAIRTLVVDYEQKAPARSQERLIYRHGLHVITAVMVKRLRSRIGTAAVIDPTAIPALISQPLDQLRQQAFDLGQQRLILEGPLAYFRNQGNVVNFLADLMEAHFALGADPAIAPLRNIQNAADAYPRKRLIDYLSNRAPQL; from the coding sequence ATGCCGGCGCTCGAACCTCAGTACTTGGCCATCTTGAAGCAGGTGCTCGCCGCCCGCTTCGTGCCGTTCCTGCCGCCATTGCTCGGCAACGTCAATCCCGCCGATCACGCGGCGAAACAGCTTTCGCGGGCCTTCAGCGCCTTCGTCCTCCACAAACTGCTCGACATTACGCCGCAGGTGGCGGCCGCCTCGGTCGTGGATGATTTCAACGACAAGGGCATCGACGCGATCCACTACCACGCGCCGTCGGAGACTCTGTACCTGCTGCAAACCAAGTTGAAGGAGTCCGAGCAGTTCAAGCAGGAGGATGCGCTGCCGTTCTGCGAGGGCATTCGCCTGTTGCTCAAACAGGACTTCGCCGCGTTCAACGGGAATGTCCAGAATCGGAAGACCGACATCGAGGGCGCACTCGATGTGTGCAGCCACATCAAGCTGGTCGTGCCCTACACGGGCGATGGTGTATCGCAAGCGGCTCGCGACGCCTTGCAGGCGCTGCTCGATGACGAAGACCTCGACGAAGAGCGGCTGGCCAAGCAGGTGGAGTATTACACGGCAACCGAGATCGTCTGCGATCTGCTGGCGGAACAAGCCTACCAACCCGTGCACACGGATATCGCGTTGCACAAGCACGCGAAAGTCGAAAGCCCGCGAGCCACGTACTACGGTGTCGCGCGGCTGGCGGACTTGGTGACCCTACACCAGATGCACGGCAAGGCCCTGTACGAACGCAACATCCGCTACTTCCTCGGCAGTAGCAAGTCCGATGTCAACAAGGCCATCAAGACGACCTTGCATGACGCCCCGCTGGACTTCTTCTATCTCAACAACGGCGTCACGGCCGTCTGCGACCAGATCGAGCCGAAGGCCAACAAGAATGGCGTCAAGAAGTTCAAGGTTCGCGGCCTGTCCATCATCAACGGCGCGCAAACGGTTGCGTCGGCTGCCGAGTTCGTGCGCCAGCATCCGGGCAAGAGCATCGATGACGCCAAGGTGATGCTCACTTTGATCAAGGCATCGGCGGATGGCCAGTTTGGGAAGAGCGTGACCAAGGCTCGCAACCACCAGAACCCGGTACAGACCGCGAACTTCGCCTCGCTGGACGAGAACCAAGAGCGGTTGCGGCAAGAGATTGCCCACCTTGGCTTCGGCTACCACTACCGTCCCGAGGCCGTGGCAAATGGCACCAATGCCATCACGCTCGATGAGGCGCTGCGAGCACTGGCCTCGCAACAGAACGACCCACGCTACGCCGTGTGGCTCAAGAGCGAACCGGTGCGACTCGCCACCCCCGACTCCGCCGAGTACCAGGCGCTGTTCACCGTCGCGCTACCGGGCGTGACGCTGGTCAATGCGGTCCTGTGCCACCGCGCGATTCGCACCCTCGTGGTGGACTACGAACAGAAGGCCCCGGCGCGTAGCCAGGAACGCCTGATCTACCGTCATGGCTTACACGTCATCACGGCGGTCATGGTGAAGCGCCTGCGCAGCCGCATCGGCACGGCAGCCGTCATCGACCCGACAGCGATTCCCGCGCTGATCAGCCAGCCGCTCGATCAGCTCAGGCAGCAGGCTTTCGACCTTGGCCAACAACGACTCATTCTTGAGGGGCCACTGGCTTACTTCCGCAACCAGGGCAACGTCGTGAACTTCCTGGCCGACCTGATGGAGGCACACTTTGCGCTGGGTGCCGATCCGGCCATAGCGCCACTACGCAATATTCAGAATGCAGCGGACGCGTATCCGCGCAAGCGCCTGATCGACTACTTGTCGAACCGCGCGCCACAACTATGA
- a CDS encoding site-specific DNA-methyltransferase, whose product MSKQKLELTWIGKEKRPKLEPRILLEDPEKSYHAKHRVSDNDIFDNRLIFGDNLLALKALEQEFSGKVKCVFIDPPYNTGSAFAQYDDGLEHSIWLGLVRDRLEIIRRLLSDDGSLWISIDDNEAHYLKVLCDEIFGRKCFVTSFIWKKVDSPNDNKGALSPDHEYILCYVKNPDSINFRPKQDESILNAYRQPDAESDRPYRDRLLKKNGKNSLRIDRPSMYFPIKGPDGVDVYPIHDDGQEARWAMGKKGVDELIAKGELVWKQRESGGVLRWVPYTREYAPDAPTRPWPTIWSDLHTTRQTKAHQRSVLEGVQAFETPKPEDLVSRILSISTNPGDWVLDSFAGSGTTGAAAHKMGRRWIMVELEETCHTHIIPRLRKVIDGEDKGGVTEALSWHGGGGFRYYRLAPSLIVNDRWGNPVINPEYNAAQLAEALAKLEGFNYAPSETHWWQHGHSSERDFIYVTTQNLSAEQLQALSDEVGLEQSLLVCCAAFHGVTAAKAAERWPNLTLKKIPKMVLARCHWGRDDYSLNVTNLPMAEIEKAEPAPSGTSVKNTKSRKVALANAGQGGLFGENE is encoded by the coding sequence ATGAGCAAACAAAAACTAGAACTTACCTGGATCGGCAAGGAGAAGCGGCCCAAGTTGGAGCCACGCATCCTGCTCGAAGATCCAGAGAAGTCATATCACGCCAAGCATCGCGTGTCGGACAACGATATCTTCGACAACCGACTGATCTTCGGTGACAACCTGCTTGCGCTGAAAGCATTGGAGCAAGAGTTCTCCGGCAAAGTGAAGTGCGTGTTCATTGACCCACCGTACAACACCGGTAGCGCATTTGCACAATATGATGATGGTCTTGAGCACTCGATTTGGCTTGGCTTAGTACGGGATCGGCTAGAAATCATCAGGCGTCTGCTTTCGGACGATGGCTCGCTATGGATTTCTATTGATGACAACGAGGCTCACTATCTTAAGGTCTTGTGCGACGAGATTTTTGGTCGCAAGTGTTTCGTTACGTCATTTATCTGGAAGAAGGTCGACAGCCCAAATGACAACAAGGGCGCCCTTTCCCCAGATCATGAATACATTCTTTGCTATGTAAAGAATCCTGACTCGATTAATTTTCGACCGAAGCAGGATGAGTCAATCTTAAATGCATACCGGCAGCCGGACGCGGAATCGGACAGGCCGTACCGTGACCGTCTCCTAAAGAAAAACGGGAAGAATAGTCTTCGGATCGACCGCCCGTCGATGTATTTCCCGATCAAGGGGCCAGACGGCGTGGATGTTTACCCCATTCACGATGACGGCCAAGAAGCCCGATGGGCAATGGGGAAAAAGGGTGTTGATGAGCTGATAGCGAAGGGAGAGCTTGTTTGGAAGCAAAGGGAAAGCGGCGGAGTACTGCGGTGGGTTCCTTACACAAGAGAATATGCTCCCGACGCTCCTACGCGCCCTTGGCCAACAATCTGGTCAGACTTGCACACGACTCGACAAACTAAGGCTCATCAAAGATCTGTTTTGGAGGGCGTTCAAGCATTTGAAACCCCGAAGCCAGAAGACTTGGTTTCCCGTATTCTTAGTATTTCAACGAATCCAGGAGACTGGGTTCTTGACTCATTTGCGGGATCTGGTACCACTGGAGCAGCCGCTCATAAAATGGGACGGCGCTGGATAATGGTGGAGCTTGAGGAAACTTGCCATACACACATCATTCCGCGTCTCAGGAAGGTAATTGACGGCGAAGATAAGGGCGGCGTCACAGAGGCTCTAAGTTGGCACGGCGGCGGCGGCTTCCGCTATTACCGTCTTGCCCCCAGCCTGATCGTCAACGACCGCTGGGGCAACCCGGTCATCAATCCCGAATACAACGCTGCGCAACTGGCCGAGGCGCTGGCCAAGCTGGAAGGCTTCAACTACGCGCCATCGGAAACTCACTGGTGGCAGCACGGCCACTCCAGCGAGCGCGATTTCATCTATGTCACCACCCAGAACCTGTCCGCAGAGCAACTGCAAGCCCTGTCCGATGAAGTCGGCCTGGAGCAGAGCCTGCTGGTGTGCTGCGCCGCTTTCCACGGAGTCACGGCGGCCAAAGCGGCGGAACGCTGGCCGAACCTGACGTTGAAGAAGATTCCGAAGATGGTGTTGGCCCGCTGCCATTGGGGCCGTGACGACTACAGCTTGAATGTGACCAACCTGCCGATGGCGGAGATTGAGAAGGCCGAGCCTGCGCCCTCTGGCACTAGCGTCAAGAACACTAAGAGCAGAAAAGTGGCCCTCGCCAACGCGGGACAGGGCGGCCTGTTTGGGGAGAACGAATAA